A DNA window from Vigna angularis cultivar LongXiaoDou No.4 chromosome 1, ASM1680809v1, whole genome shotgun sequence contains the following coding sequences:
- the LOC108335474 gene encoding probable apyrase 7 isoform X1 — protein sequence MEHRIMVYSFPAFGLNEAFDRTVLMLRNNQGEERTASISDLRHPCLLSTYVQNYTCHSCSALASIYEKNHSQDQESELYSLRLTGEPNWEQCKELAIGAAMNPSSKVSHLTVSRNCQASLVSGTGTDILNLTAVAQPAKFHALSGFFFVHNKLNLSPRTNLTMVWESGKQICSNLWSGLSSVSENPNYAGQFCFQVAYMASLIDYGLCLGDVEVVFGPGDISWTLGAALIEGKFLWLNSISYEAHAIISTLKNVKVTSSPTVLFVVLVLLSLIVYCS from the exons ATGGAGCATCGGATTATGGTATATTCATTTCCTGCGTTTGGCCTAAATGAAGCGTTTGATAGGACAGTTCTTATGCTCAGAAACAATCAAGGTGAGGAAAGAACTGCCAGTATCTCTGACCTCAGACATCCTTGTCTGTTATCAACTTATGTACAAAACTATACATGCCATTCTTGCTCTGCATTGGCTTCCATTTATGAGAAAAATCACAGCCAAGACCAGGAAAGTGAACTTTATTCTTTACGTCTTACTGGAGAACCTAATTGGGAGCAATGCAAAGAACTAGCTATTGGTGCTGCTATGAACCCGAGTTCCAAAGTGTCACATCTGACAGTTAGCAGAAATTGCCAAGCTAGTTTAGTTTCTGGTACTG GCACTGATATACTTAATTTAACAGCTGTTGCACAACCAGCCAAGTTTCATGCGTTGTCTGGTTTCTTTTTTGTCCACAACAAGCTAAATTTGAGCCCAAGAACCAACTTAACAATGGTTTGGGAGTCAGGCAAACAAATATGTTCAAATTTATGGTCTGGTTTGAGCAGTGTTTCTGAAAATCCAAATTATGCTGGACAATTTTGTTTCCAGGTGGCTTATATGGCATCATTGATTGATTATGGTCTCTGTCTTGGTGATGTTGAAGTGGTATTTGGCCCAGGTGACATTTCGTGGACTTTAGGAGCTGCATTAATTGAAGGGAAATTTTTGTGGTTAAACAGTATAAGCTACGAAGCCCATGCTATTATTTCAACTTTAAAGAATGTCAAGGTCACGTCTTCTCCTACTGTTCTATTTGTTGTACTCGTATTACTTTCATTGATTGTTTATTGTAGTTAA
- the LOC108335474 gene encoding probable apyrase 7 isoform X2 yields the protein MEVPKSPSKYKRIAKHKWLIKFGLVILVMLLLFLGFYLESETGKLNASSYYTVVVDCGSTGTRVNVYEWMVGVKGAIKGNLPVLLHSYPDNTTKRSSLWKGSCQYHCMQTEPGLHNFINDSLGVRQALEPFIVWAEQVVPREMRGNTPAFVLATAGLRGLALEDADRVLGDIEAVVKGHSFMMSKSWIRVLSGKEEAYYGWVALNYRMGTFDENYPKSPTLGLVDIGGSSLQIVAEIDVAGDDVHVMKSRLG from the coding sequence ATGGAAGTCCCCAAATCCCCTTCCAAATACAAGCGAATCGCCAAACACAAATGGCTTATAAAATTCGGTTTAGTAATTTTGGTGATGCTGCTATTGTTTCTGGGTTTTTATCTCGAGTCAGAAACCGGAAAACTCAATGCGTCGTCGTATTACACTGTGGTTGTGGATTGTGGAAGCACTGGGACACGGGTGAATGTGTATGAGTGGATGGTAGGGGTGAAAGGAGCAATCAAAGGGAACTTGCCAGTGTTGCTGCACTCCTATCCTGATAATACAACGAAGAGGAGTTCACTTTGGAAAGGTTCTTGTCAATATCACTGTATGCAAACTGAACCCGGGTTACACAACTTTATTAATGATTCTTTAGGAGTGAGACAGGCTTTGGAGCCCTTCATTGTGTGGGCGGAGCAAGTGGTGCCGCGAGAAATGCGCGGCAATACTCCTGCTTTTGTCTTGGCTACTGCTGGGTTGAGGGGGCTCGCCTTGGAGGACGCTGATAGGGTATTGGGAGATATTGAGGCTGTTGTGAAAGGCCATAGCTTTATGATGAGCAAGAGCTGGATAAGGGTTTTGAGTGGGAAGGAGGAAGCTTATTATGGCTGGGTGGCTTTGAACTACAGAATGGGCACCTTTGATGAGAACTATCCCAAGTCTCCCACTTTGGGACTTGTTGATATTGGGGGCTCGTCGTTGCAGATTGTGGCAGAGATAGATGTTGCTGGTGATGATGTGCATGTGATGAAATCAAGGCTCGGATGA